A window of Corallococcus macrosporus DSM 14697 contains these coding sequences:
- a CDS encoding helix-turn-helix transcriptional regulator: MEKTLASRLGGAARLARTRLNLTQADVAERIGIASEVYGRLERGHMLPSIQTFRRLCTVLSISADEALGLKPVQEVKWAAEPPSDYGESAELRRLMRRAKQLDRTSIRILSVLAAQFKPRG, from the coding sequence ATGGAAAAGACTCTCGCATCCCGCCTTGGAGGAGCGGCCCGCCTTGCAAGGACCCGCCTGAACCTGACCCAGGCAGACGTGGCGGAGCGCATCGGTATCGCGAGCGAAGTCTACGGCCGGCTGGAGCGCGGCCACATGCTGCCGAGCATCCAGACGTTCCGCCGGCTGTGCACGGTGCTCTCCATCTCCGCGGACGAGGCGTTGGGCCTCAAACCCGTGCAGGAGGTGAAGTGGGCCGCGGAGCCGCCCAGTGACTACGGCGAGTCCGCCGAGCTGCGGCGGCTCATGCGCCGGGCGAAGCAGCTCGACCGGACGTCCATCCGCATCCTCAGCGTGCTCGCCGCGCAGTTCAAGCCGCGCGGCTGA
- the ltrA gene encoding group II intron reverse transcriptase/maturase: protein MSRQEGSNPPGGPESTDKVRQLQRKLFVAAKRCRERRFHALYDRVHRSDVLWEAWQRVRRNKGAAGVDSVTLAAVEQYGAQRLVQELGEVLRAGTYKPPAVLRRFIPKADGKLRPLGIPTVQDRIVQMAVKLVLEPVFEADFLPSSYGFRPRRSAVQALERIREAVNAGCHHVLDADIRDYFGSIDHELLMERVERRVSDRRVLKLLRQWLSAGVVEEGRYSETVSGTPQGGVISPLLSNIYLHFFDSVWQRQCAQVGELVRYADDFVVLCKGREAAEEAERRVRIIFGRLKLQLHPEKTRRVELTEGKEGFDFLGCHLHKRMSGKLWQQRGVRRYYLQRWPSARSMKRVRARVKELTSRQRHGVKDVREIIGGLNPVLRGWGNYFRTGNAARKFNQLDSYVFRRLHQFMVKRRGRKLRAGQADAWNRAWFWERGLHRLHGTIRYPKPCMLHDNTLVKPYAGKPHVRFERRRVETGR, encoded by the coding sequence ATGAGCCGCCAAGAAGGCTCCAATCCCCCCGGTGGGCCAGAGTCCACCGACAAAGTTCGACAACTCCAGCGCAAGCTCTTCGTGGCAGCCAAGCGGTGCCGGGAGCGCCGTTTCCATGCGCTGTATGACCGAGTCCACCGGAGTGACGTCCTGTGGGAAGCATGGCAGCGGGTCCGACGCAACAAGGGCGCTGCCGGCGTGGATTCAGTCACGCTGGCGGCGGTGGAGCAGTACGGCGCACAGCGGCTGGTGCAGGAGCTGGGCGAGGTACTGCGAGCAGGAACCTACAAACCGCCCGCGGTGCTCAGGCGGTTCATTCCCAAGGCGGACGGGAAACTCAGGCCGCTGGGCATTCCGACGGTGCAGGACCGTATCGTGCAGATGGCGGTGAAGCTGGTGCTGGAGCCTGTCTTCGAGGCGGATTTTCTTCCGTCGTCGTATGGCTTCCGGCCACGTCGAAGCGCGGTGCAGGCCCTGGAGCGCATCCGGGAGGCAGTCAATGCCGGGTGTCACCACGTGCTCGACGCGGACATCCGCGACTACTTCGGCAGCATCGACCATGAGCTGCTGATGGAGCGGGTGGAGCGGCGGGTGTCGGACCGGAGGGTGCTCAAGCTGCTGAGGCAGTGGCTGAGTGCGGGAGTGGTGGAGGAGGGCCGGTACTCCGAGACGGTCTCGGGGACACCGCAGGGGGGAGTGATTTCCCCGCTGCTCTCCAACATCTACCTGCACTTCTTCGACAGCGTGTGGCAGCGGCAGTGCGCGCAGGTGGGCGAGCTGGTGCGCTACGCGGATGACTTCGTGGTGCTGTGCAAAGGCCGCGAAGCTGCCGAGGAGGCCGAACGAAGGGTGCGCATCATCTTCGGGAGGCTGAAGCTGCAACTGCACCCGGAGAAGACGCGGCGAGTGGAACTCACCGAGGGCAAGGAAGGCTTCGACTTTCTGGGCTGTCACCTGCACAAGCGCATGTCGGGCAAGCTGTGGCAGCAGCGGGGAGTGCGCCGCTACTACCTCCAGCGGTGGCCGTCAGCGCGGAGCATGAAGCGGGTGAGGGCTCGGGTGAAGGAGCTGACGAGCCGACAGCGGCACGGGGTGAAGGATGTCCGAGAAATCATCGGCGGCCTGAACCCGGTGTTGCGAGGATGGGGCAACTACTTCCGCACCGGGAACGCGGCCCGAAAGTTCAATCAACTCGACTCCTACGTCTTCCGGCGGCTGCACCAGTTCATGGTGAAACGCAGAGGCAGGAAGCTGCGGGCCGGCCAGGCGGACGCATGGAATCGAGCGTGGTTCTGGGAAAGAGGCCTGCACCGGTTGCATGGGACGATTCGCTACCCGAAACCGTGCATGCTGCACGACAACACTCTCGTTAAGCCGTATGCGGGAAAACCGCACGTACGGTTTGAAAGGAGGAGGGTGGAAACGGGCCGCTGA
- a CDS encoding metallophosphoesterase family protein, which produces MKLYAISDLHLRHNDNRLALQALQAHPDDWLIVAGDVGETLAEMELMLSTLTQRFRQVIWVPGNHELWTLPSEQPTLKGEARYQRLVSLCRSYGALTPEDPYPRWPGPGPERVIVPMFLGYDYTFRPDHVPADKALEWAWEDDLMCTDEALLHPEPHASRAAWCAARVESTRARLDALPPGCATILVNHYPLRYEHVRLPRIPRFSIWCGTKRTEDWHTRYRAEVVVSGHLHMPATLWRDNVRFEEVSLGYPVQWKYRGVSDWERCLRVILPGPTP; this is translated from the coding sequence ATGAAGCTCTACGCCATCAGCGACCTGCACCTGCGCCACAACGACAACCGCCTGGCGCTCCAGGCGCTCCAGGCCCATCCGGACGACTGGCTCATCGTCGCGGGGGACGTGGGCGAGACGCTGGCGGAGATGGAGCTCATGCTGAGCACCCTCACCCAGCGCTTCCGGCAGGTCATCTGGGTGCCCGGCAACCACGAGCTGTGGACCCTGCCCTCCGAGCAGCCCACGCTGAAGGGCGAGGCGCGCTACCAACGGCTGGTGAGCCTGTGCCGCAGCTACGGCGCCCTCACGCCAGAGGACCCCTACCCCCGCTGGCCCGGCCCTGGCCCCGAGCGCGTCATCGTCCCCATGTTCCTGGGCTACGACTACACGTTCCGCCCGGACCACGTGCCCGCGGACAAGGCGCTGGAGTGGGCGTGGGAGGACGACCTCATGTGCACCGACGAGGCGCTCCTCCACCCCGAGCCCCACGCCAGCCGCGCCGCCTGGTGCGCCGCGCGCGTCGAGTCCACGCGGGCCCGGCTGGACGCGCTGCCCCCGGGCTGCGCCACCATCCTCGTCAACCACTACCCGCTGCGCTACGAGCACGTGCGGCTGCCGCGCATCCCCCGCTTCTCCATCTGGTGCGGGACGAAGCGGACCGAGGACTGGCACACCCGCTACCGCGCCGAGGTCGTCGTCAGCGGCCACCTCCACATGCCCGCCACGCTGTGGCGCGACAACGTGCGCTTCGAGGAGGTGTCGCTGGGCTACCCCGTGCAGTGGAAGTACCGGGGCGTGAGCGACTGGGAGCGCTGCCTGCGCGTCATCCTGCCCGGCCCCACGCCGTAG
- a CDS encoding DUF790 family protein produces the protein MLTRELLNFRVRQGVLRPAFVKRDEAELLTFAQELLAEVDASRGGQRDDLEESLGLKAGAFTRPKVARGLVKLVLDRLLFDEPAPGVTEARWERIKAAGQVLRALPPDATVEDFEARLAQALPVSLPAAREALYADLPGHRRLVGWDGDALDAQGLLDRYNLALAQGPLLSARRLRLRAQAPDLLRVRKVLRWLKFCRLVAEVYRDDDNWALDVEGPGAMLALQKKYGLQLATFLSVVPVLERWELTATVEPSRRQATLMLSHKDPLRSPLPAALGHIPPEVTSLAERFADDAWELDLTPLPRHVGASGLCVPDLTFRHRASRREVALELFHAWHAAPLARRLAELRSRPDADLLLGVDRALAKASAEREALEAHPQVVLFNGFPSARKLRERLARKEAEAGR, from the coding sequence ATGCTGACGCGCGAGCTGCTGAACTTCCGCGTCCGCCAGGGCGTGCTGCGCCCCGCCTTCGTGAAGCGGGACGAGGCGGAGCTGCTGACCTTCGCCCAGGAGCTGCTGGCGGAGGTCGACGCCTCGCGCGGCGGCCAGCGCGATGACCTCGAGGAGTCGCTGGGCCTGAAGGCCGGCGCCTTCACCAGGCCCAAGGTGGCGCGCGGCCTGGTGAAGCTGGTGCTGGACCGGCTCCTCTTCGACGAGCCCGCGCCCGGCGTGACGGAGGCCCGCTGGGAGCGCATCAAGGCCGCGGGGCAGGTGCTGCGCGCGCTGCCCCCCGACGCCACCGTGGAGGACTTCGAGGCCCGGCTGGCCCAGGCCCTGCCCGTCTCGCTGCCAGCGGCGCGCGAGGCCCTGTACGCGGACCTGCCCGGGCACCGGCGGCTGGTGGGCTGGGACGGCGACGCGCTGGACGCCCAGGGCCTGCTGGACCGCTACAACCTGGCGCTGGCGCAGGGGCCCCTGCTGTCCGCGCGGCGCCTGCGGCTGCGCGCCCAGGCGCCTGACCTGCTGCGCGTGCGCAAGGTGCTCCGGTGGCTCAAGTTCTGCCGCCTGGTGGCCGAGGTCTACCGCGACGACGACAACTGGGCGCTGGACGTGGAGGGCCCCGGGGCCATGCTGGCGCTCCAGAAGAAGTATGGCCTCCAATTGGCGACCTTCCTGTCCGTGGTGCCAGTGCTGGAGCGCTGGGAGCTGACCGCCACGGTGGAGCCCTCACGGCGGCAGGCCACGCTGATGCTCAGCCACAAGGACCCGCTGCGTTCGCCCCTGCCCGCCGCGCTGGGGCACATCCCCCCGGAGGTGACCTCGCTCGCGGAGCGCTTCGCGGATGACGCGTGGGAGCTGGACCTCACGCCCCTGCCCCGACATGTGGGCGCCTCCGGCCTGTGCGTGCCGGACCTCACCTTCCGCCACCGCGCCTCCAGGAGGGAGGTGGCGCTGGAGCTGTTCCACGCCTGGCACGCGGCCCCGCTGGCCCGGAGGCTGGCGGAGCTGCGCTCGCGCCCGGACGCGGACCTGCTGCTGGGCGTGGACCGGGCGCTGGCGAAGGCGTCCGCGGAGCGGGAGGCGCTGGAGGCCCACCCGCAGGTGGTGCTCTTCAACGGCTTCCCCTCCGCGCGCAAGCTGCGAGAGCGCCTCGCCAGGAAGGAGGCGGAGGCCGGGCGCTGA
- a CDS encoding response regulator, with amino-acid sequence MLTFLFVDEDPRSLAALRRLVRDLPGGKRFARCVEEALALVREEAPCVVVTGDLLPDGDGLALLEQVRARHPRTACALHAVRPPLARDITWMDRAAPPSEVHALLRTLGTGSATHPA; translated from the coding sequence ATGCTGACCTTCTTGTTCGTGGACGAAGACCCGCGTTCGCTCGCGGCGCTGCGGCGCCTCGTGAGGGACCTGCCCGGCGGCAAGCGCTTCGCCCGCTGCGTGGAGGAGGCGCTCGCGCTCGTGAGGGAGGAAGCGCCGTGCGTGGTGGTGACGGGCGATCTGCTCCCGGACGGAGACGGGCTGGCGTTGCTGGAGCAGGTGCGCGCGCGCCATCCACGCACCGCCTGCGCGCTGCACGCGGTGAGGCCGCCCCTGGCGCGGGACATCACCTGGATGGACCGCGCCGCGCCTCCCTCGGAGGTGCACGCCCTGCTGCGGACGCTGGGCACGGGAAGCGCCACCCACCCGGCCTGA